From one Ananas comosus cultivar F153 unplaced genomic scaffold, ASM154086v1, whole genome shotgun sequence genomic stretch:
- the LOC109704838 gene encoding uncharacterized protein LOC109704838, protein MPWGEDSSEDEEIFLISESNMFVRTPKLIEDSLTITRVPYGHIKSLHINEPTKVNDLKTFFVPPQVEKVKGKERIKKGILFYKSDDYKPSDLIKLDNSDEEIYEDVNMPKYFPKNLKNMINRSGFPILHKSLKTGGQATVDELLEINLGNKEDRRPTYISALLPEKDQDMLKTLLLEYKDCFAWTYKEMPGLDPSVAVHKLAISPDVIPVKQAPRKTRVDLEEQIITETKKLIEAGFIREEKYADWIASIVPVKKKNGQIRVCVDFRDLNKVCPKDDFPLPVTELMMDNTSSYEMFSFMDGATYQRAMTVIFDDLLHKIVECYVDDLVVKTVNKANHFEDLKTVFTKLRKYNVKMNPLKCAFGVYSGKFLGFIVRHRGIEIDPAKIKAIIELPPPKNLKQLRSSQGRLAYIRRFISNLSGKIKPFSKLVKKDAPFIWDDDCQTAFEDIKKYLLSPPVLAAPIHGRPLILYTAALEGSLGALLAQNNEEGKENALYYLSRMLVGAENSYSPIEKHCLALIFAIKKLRHYMLEHKIHLISRVDPLKFLMTRPVLTGRLAKWAVILLEFDITYVPQKAIKGQALADFLAAYPIPDDSPLIFDLPDEHIMFTEEDQPYWKLYFDGASSIQPAFSPNISKIKARIGLIFVTPEGGILRYSLALSEPRTNNEAEYEALVAGLEIAIQLNIQKLHIYGDSQLIINQVEGEFKVHKPELVEYQIKVKYLMKKIPCIKIEKVSRAINGKADALARLAKELADPTMDEVQIIIRNRKILSPTDLNQEKDTKEAEVANINIEDDWREPFIDSLKYNKLPEEKSRQAQIKKRAMRYVFVNNQLYRRSFDQLWLKCLSPNEIKQVMHEVHSGVCGAHQSGPKMRLKIKHLGYYWPTMIQDCMMYARKCHQCQIHGNIIHQHPNPLHPTIASWPFDMWETDVIGPINPPSSRGHKFILAATDYFSRWVEAIPLREVKADDVVKFFRENILYRFGVPRRIISDNGTAFKSFKVNRFATQHKIDWRYSSIYNARANGLAEVFNKTLIKLLKKIISKNQKEWHMRIIEALWAYRTTYRTPTQATPYSLVFGTEAVLPLEVELPSLRIAVQYELTNEENALLRLDELDTLDEVRLTAQQNLELYQAQMASAYNKLTRYRTFNVGELVLALRRPIIINKHAGKKFDPNWEGRYVVEKAYEGGAY, encoded by the exons GAGAAGACTCATCAGAAGATGAAGAGATTTTCTTGATATCCGAGTCAAATATGTTCGTAAGAACTCCTAAATTGATTGAGGATTCCCTAACTATTACTAGAGTTCCATATGGACATATAAAATCTCTTCACATAAATGAACCAACAAAAGTGAATGATCTAAAAACCTTCTTTGTACCCCCTCAAGTTGAGAAAGtcaagggaaaagaaagaataaagaaagggaTCCTTTTTTACAAGTCAGATGATTATAAACCCTCTGATCTTATCAAGCTTGATAACTCTGATGAGGAAATATACGAAGATGTCAACATGCCAAAATACTTTCCGAAGAATCTCAAAAACATGATAAATAGATCGGGGTTTCCT ATActccacaagagcttgaagacGGGGGGGCAAGCCACTGTTGATgagcttttagaaataaatttgggcAACAAAGAAGATCGAAGACCTACTTATATTAGTGCACTACTTCCAGAAAAAGATCAAGACATGTTGAAAACATTGTTGTTAGAATATAAAGACTGTTTTGCTTGGACGTATAAAGAAATGCCCGGCTTAGATCCTAGTGTGGCTGTTCATAAACTTGCCATTAGCCCAGACGTGATTCCAGTCAAACAAGCTCCAAGGAAGACAAGAGTTGACTTAGAAGAACAGATCATAACAGAAACTAAAAAGCTTATTGAAGCAGGGTTCatcagagaagaaaaatatgctGACTGGATCGCAAGCATAGTCCcagtaaagaagaaaaatggtcAAATTCGCGTATGCGTTGACTTTCGAGATCTGAATAAAGTATGCCCAAAGGATGACTTTCCACTGCCAGTCACTGAACTGATGATGGATAACACTTCAAGTTACGAGATGTTTTCCTTCATGGATG GAGCCACTTATCAAAGGGCTATGACAGTAATTTTTGATGACTTGCTCCACAAAATTGTTGAATGTTATGTTGACGATTTGGTTGTCAAAACTGTAAATAAAGCAAATCATTTTGAAGACTTAAAAACAGTTTTCaccaaattaagaaaatataatgtGAAAATGAATCCTCTTAAATGTGCATTTGGAGTTTATTCAGGCAAATTTCTTGGGTTTATTGTGAGACATAGAGGAATTGAAATCGACCCAGCAAAAATTAAGGCTATCATAGAATTGCCTCCCCCAAAGAATTTGAAGCAATTGCGGTCCTCTCAAGGAAGATTGGCATACATTAGAAGATTCATATCAAATTTATCTGGCAAAATTAAACCATTTTCTAAATTGGTGAAAAAAGATGCACCTTTTATATGGGATGATGATTGTCAAACAGCATTTGAAGACATTAAGAAATATTTATTAAGTCCCCCAGTGCTTGCTGCCCCTATTCATGGCAGGCCATTAATCTTATACACCGCTGCACTTGAAGGATCGCTGGGTGCACTTCTTGCTCAAAACaatgaagaaggaaaggaaaatgCTCTATATTATCTCAGTAGGATGTTAGTGGGGGCAGAAAATTCTTACTCACCAATTGAAAAGCACTGTCTAGCCCTCATATTTGCCATTAAGAAATTAAGACATTATATGTTGGAACATAAAATCCATTTAATTTCGAGGGTGGATCCGCTTAAATTCTTAATGACAAGACCAGTTTTAACTGGAAGGTTGGCAAAATGGGCTGTCATACTCCTTGAATTTGACATTACTTATGTACCACAGAAAGCCATCAAAGGTCAAGCACTTGCTGATTTTCTAGCTGCGTACCCAATTCCAGATGACTCACCTTTGATCTTTGATTTGCCCGATGAGCATATCATGTTTACTGAAGAAGACCAACCCTATTGGAAACTGTATTTTGACGGTGCATCCTCAATTCAACCAGCTTTCAGTCCAAATATCTCTAAGATTAAGGCCAGGATAGGGCTAATCTTTGTAACACCTGAAGGAGGCATTTTAAGGTACTCATTAGCCCTTTCTGAGCCTCGCACAAATAATGAGGCTGAATATGAAGCTCTTGTTGCTGGTTTAGAAATTGCCATCCAGTTGAACATACAAAAATTGCATATCTATGGAGACTCCCAATTAATCATCAACCAAGTTGAAGGGGAGTTTAAAGTACATAAACCTGAGTTGGTCGAATATCAAATAAAAGTGAAATATCTTATGAAGAAAATCCCatgtataaaaatagaaaaagtgtCTAGGGCTATAAATGGAAAAGCCGATGCCCTAGCTAGACTGGCTAAAGAGCTTGCTGATCCCACCATGGATGAGGTCCAAATAATTATACGGAATCGAAAAATATTATCCCCGACTGACTTAAATCAAGAAAAAGATACGAAGGAAGCTGAAGTTGCAAATATCAATATAGAAGATGATTGGAGAGAACCTTTCATCGATTCtctcaaatataataaactgCCAGAAGAAAAGTCAAGACAAgcacaaattaagaaaagagcGATGAGATACGTATTCGTTAATAATCAACTTTATCGCAGATCTTTTGATCAATTATGGCTTAAATGTTTATCACCAAATGAGATTAAACAAGTCATGCATGAAGTTCATTCGGGTGTTTGCGGTGCGCACCAATCAGGGCCAAAAATGCGCCTCAAAATTAAACATTTgggatattattggccaacaATGATACAAGATTGTATGATGTATGCTAGAAAATGCCATCAATGTCAAATCCACGGTAACATCATTCATCAACATCCAAACCCCTTGCATCCTACAATCGCTTCATGGCCATTTGATATGTGGGAAACAGATGTGATAGGGCCTATCAATCCACCATCTTCTAGGGGGCATAAGTTTATTCTTGCTGCTACAGATTATTTTTCTAGATGGGTTGAAGCAATCCCACTTAGAGAAGTAAAAGCAGATGATGTTGTCAAATTCTTTAgggaaaatattttatatcgatTTGGAGTTCCAAGAAGAATTATATCTGATAATGGAACTGCCTTCAAGAGTTTCAAAGTCAATAGATTTGCTACTCAACACAAAATTGATTGGCGGTATTCTTCAATATATAATGCAAGGGCCAATGGATTGGCTGAAGTCTTTAATAAGACTTTGATAAAACtattaaagaaaattattagcaaaaatcaaaaagaatgGCATATGCGAATCATAGAAGCTCTTTGGGCCTATCGAACCACATATAGAACGCCAACTCAAGCAACACCCTACTCTTTGGTGTTTGGCACTGAGGCAGTATTACCGTTAGAAGTTGAATTGCCTTCATTGCGAATAGCAGTTCAATACGAATTAACAAACGAAGAAAATGCTCTATTAAGGCTTGATGAGCTAGATACATTAGATGAAGTCAGGTTAACTGCCCAACAAAATTTGGAACTCTATCAAGCCCAAATGGCAAGCGCATATAATAAACTCACCCGGTACCGCACCTTCAATGTTGGGGAGTTGGTGCTCGCTCTTCGTAGACCGATTATAATCAATAAACATGCCGGAAAGAAATTCGATCCAAATTGGGAAGGCCGATATGTGGTGGAAAAAGCCTATGAAGGCGGCGCTTATTAG